Proteins encoded by one window of Chondromyces crocatus:
- a CDS encoding amidohydrolase family protein gives MLTEPMSSAPLPCLADLQEPPPSSSGWLPMERAPLPGLDDEEGERLPTSLPPVVDAHVHVFPDRVFEAIWRWFDTHGWPIRYRLPASHVAQFLLSRGVHQIVALHYAHRPGMARSLNQFMAAVCADEPRIIGLATVLPGEADASRILDEAFSMGLQGVKMHCHVQCFAPDDPAMHEVYEACVRADRPLVMHAGREPKSTAYRCDTHALCSADRVARVLEAHPRLRLCVPHLGADEFDAYERLLERHDGLWLDTTMVAAGYFPVELPLRLLRCRPDRVLYGTDFPNLPYAWDREIKRLVTLGLPEEELAALLGQNALRLFAGTPPRGTSTA, from the coding sequence ATGCTCACCGAGCCCATGTCCTCCGCCCCTCTCCCGTGCCTCGCCGACCTCCAGGAGCCACCGCCTTCTTCGTCCGGCTGGCTCCCCATGGAACGCGCACCGCTGCCTGGCCTCGACGACGAAGAGGGTGAGCGGCTGCCCACCTCTCTGCCGCCCGTCGTGGACGCGCACGTCCATGTCTTTCCCGACCGCGTCTTCGAAGCCATCTGGCGGTGGTTCGACACCCATGGCTGGCCCATCCGTTACCGCCTCCCGGCATCGCACGTCGCGCAGTTTCTGCTCTCGCGTGGCGTGCACCAGATCGTCGCCCTCCATTATGCGCACCGACCTGGCATGGCCCGCTCGCTGAACCAGTTCATGGCAGCCGTGTGCGCAGACGAGCCGCGCATCATCGGCCTGGCGACGGTCTTGCCTGGAGAAGCGGACGCCTCTCGCATCCTGGACGAAGCATTCTCGATGGGACTTCAGGGCGTGAAGATGCACTGCCACGTCCAGTGTTTCGCGCCAGACGACCCTGCGATGCACGAGGTGTACGAGGCCTGCGTTCGCGCCGACCGACCTCTCGTGATGCACGCTGGCCGAGAGCCGAAGAGCACCGCCTACCGCTGTGACACGCACGCGCTCTGTTCAGCGGATCGGGTGGCGCGGGTGCTCGAAGCGCATCCACGCCTGCGCCTGTGCGTACCCCACCTCGGAGCCGACGAGTTTGACGCGTACGAGCGCCTCCTCGAGCGCCACGACGGACTCTGGCTCGACACCACCATGGTGGCTGCCGGCTACTTCCCGGTCGAACTCCCCCTCCGCCTCCTGCGCTGCCGCCCCGACAGGGTCCTCTACGGAACCGACTTCCCCAACCTACCGTATGCCTGGGACCGCGAGATCAAGCGGCTCGTCACCCTGGGGTTGCCGGAGGAGGAGCTCGCAGCGCTGCTCGGTCAGAACGCCCTCCGCCTCTTCGCGGGCACTCCTCCTCGCGGGACTTCGACGGCTTGA
- a CDS encoding radical SAM protein: MFVVDLGFACNNACVFCAQGALRARPAEAPRDEDEDMAHRFAALRAGSTVALVGGEPTLDERLPDWIRAAEARGAAQIVVQTNGRRLAYRGYAAALRAASKRLRLEVSVHGSTAPMHDYHTATPGSFGQTVKGLKHAQLEGIEFSATTVVTRSNFRHLVEITRLVGTLGARALQFSPAVPLGNAARVADRVIAAPELVSPHLARAMREAVAMGLQWRVGARDSGPDVAGWFAGLGQAEEETADGEPRRAKAEVERSEGRVSLPMLGRPAPARAEVRTRERRTGTELRGILPGLFNDEQPREKGAG, from the coding sequence ATGTTCGTCGTCGACCTCGGCTTCGCGTGTAACAACGCGTGCGTGTTCTGCGCGCAGGGAGCGCTCCGTGCGCGGCCCGCAGAGGCGCCGAGGGACGAAGACGAGGACATGGCGCATCGTTTCGCTGCACTCCGTGCAGGCAGCACGGTGGCCCTCGTGGGAGGAGAGCCGACGCTCGACGAGCGGCTCCCTGATTGGATCCGGGCGGCTGAGGCGCGGGGGGCCGCGCAAATCGTGGTGCAGACCAACGGTCGGCGGCTCGCGTACCGCGGCTATGCCGCCGCGCTACGAGCGGCATCGAAGCGGCTCAGGCTGGAAGTGTCGGTGCACGGCTCCACCGCGCCGATGCACGACTATCACACCGCCACGCCGGGGAGCTTCGGGCAGACTGTGAAGGGGCTGAAGCACGCGCAGCTCGAAGGCATCGAGTTCTCTGCGACGACGGTGGTCACGCGCTCCAATTTTCGGCATCTCGTCGAGATCACTCGCCTGGTCGGTACGCTCGGCGCGCGCGCGCTCCAGTTTTCTCCTGCCGTCCCTCTCGGCAACGCGGCGCGCGTCGCGGACCGGGTGATTGCTGCCCCGGAGCTGGTCTCACCCCACCTGGCGCGTGCCATGCGAGAGGCCGTCGCGATGGGGCTGCAGTGGCGCGTCGGAGCGCGGGACAGCGGCCCTGATGTGGCAGGCTGGTTTGCAGGGCTGGGGCAGGCCGAGGAAGAGACCGCTGATGGCGAGCCTCGTCGAGCCAAAGCGGAGGTGGAGCGCAGCGAAGGGCGGGTCAGTCTTCCCATGCTGGGCAGGCCCGCGCCTGCTCGAGCCGAGGTGCGCACGCGGGAGCGGCGCACGGGGACCGAGCTCCGAGGGATTCTCCCTGGTCTCTTCAACGACGAGCAGCCGCGGGAGAAGGGAGCAGGCTGA
- a CDS encoding ATP-dependent Clp protease ATP-binding subunit has protein sequence MADTEGTIHLERYTQDARQVVAGAQQVADERQHQEVTTLHLLYRLLERDRGVGEVFRRAGADPNETLQLADAALRKLPKSPGAVAYVSPRLLDLLGRAERESTRDKAPSVGVEHLLHALAQEIRGPAGEILSSFGIGPGAFRPHVSVLEAAARESSAGPAPSGEPGQASLYVRDLVADGRQGKFDPVIGRDLEARRLLQILERRNKNHPFIIGEAGVGKSALIRGLAERIARGDVPSNLAGAHLYELDTGALVAGAKLRGEIEQRLKVLVDKLRADPTAESILVVEDFDALFGQGVTGAGVGELLKPLLSRGEIRIIATSTPEGIRKINERDSSILRRFSTVTLEAPGIAQATEILRGITTKYEEHHRVRVGESAIAAAVVLAKRYISDRALPDTAVDLLDETSARKRVEVDGIPADLDLLSRRADSLRAQIAALADDEDRLSVQTRGRLEKELAEIEPRAQEMRTRVASRQGVVAAIQAIRKELADAQAALKIAQRDRVFARIGELEHVTIPEISRRLNAAEEAAQREGVAASSNTVEEADVAATLNDWTGIPVAKMLEGEAEKLLKMEERLAQRVVGQDEAGRAISRAVRRGRVGLRDPGKPIGSFLFLGPSGVGKTELAKALAEFLFDDEQAMTRLDMSEFMERHMAQRLIGAPPGYADSEQGGFLTEAARRRPYSVLLFDEVEKAHADVFNLLLQILDDGRLTDGRGRTADFSNTVVIMTSNIGSKRILETDGRLWDSEDGREAIRDVLLEELREFFRPEFLNRIDDIVVFKALSKEDLRGIVDIQLRRLEHLLTDKEIKLSLSDGAKGRLVDLGYDPSLGARPLKRAITRELQNPLAEELLAGGYKPGQVVQVDVKEGRFSFTKA, from the coding sequence ATGGCGGATACAGAGGGAACGATTCACCTCGAGCGGTACACGCAGGACGCGCGGCAGGTGGTCGCTGGCGCGCAGCAGGTGGCGGATGAGCGCCAGCATCAAGAGGTCACCACGCTTCACCTGCTGTACCGGCTTCTGGAGCGCGATCGGGGGGTAGGGGAGGTCTTCCGGCGGGCTGGAGCCGACCCCAACGAGACGCTCCAGCTCGCCGACGCCGCGCTCCGGAAGCTGCCCAAGTCGCCAGGAGCGGTCGCGTACGTCAGCCCGCGCCTCCTCGATCTGCTGGGGCGCGCCGAGCGTGAGTCGACCCGTGACAAGGCGCCCAGTGTGGGCGTCGAGCACCTGCTGCACGCACTGGCGCAGGAAATCAGGGGCCCGGCAGGTGAGATTCTCTCCTCGTTCGGTATCGGTCCGGGCGCTTTCCGACCGCATGTCTCCGTCCTCGAAGCGGCTGCGCGGGAGAGTTCGGCTGGGCCTGCTCCCTCTGGAGAGCCGGGGCAGGCATCTCTGTACGTCCGTGATCTCGTGGCGGATGGGCGGCAGGGGAAATTCGATCCGGTCATCGGGCGAGACCTCGAGGCCCGACGCCTGCTCCAGATCCTGGAGCGCCGGAACAAGAACCATCCCTTCATCATCGGTGAGGCCGGGGTGGGCAAGTCGGCGCTCATCCGGGGGCTGGCAGAGCGGATCGCGCGTGGCGACGTCCCGTCGAATCTCGCGGGAGCGCATCTGTACGAGCTGGACACGGGCGCGCTCGTCGCGGGCGCGAAGCTGCGGGGAGAGATCGAGCAGCGCCTCAAGGTGCTGGTCGACAAGCTGCGCGCCGACCCCACGGCCGAGAGCATTCTGGTCGTCGAGGACTTCGACGCCCTCTTCGGTCAGGGCGTGACGGGTGCAGGCGTGGGGGAGCTGTTGAAGCCGCTCCTGTCGCGCGGTGAGATCCGGATCATCGCGACGAGCACGCCGGAGGGGATTCGCAAGATCAACGAGCGGGATTCGTCCATCCTCCGGCGATTCTCGACCGTCACGCTGGAAGCGCCGGGGATCGCGCAGGCGACGGAGATCCTGCGCGGCATCACCACGAAGTACGAGGAACATCATCGGGTTCGCGTCGGAGAGAGTGCGATCGCCGCTGCGGTGGTGCTGGCGAAGCGATACATCTCGGATCGCGCCCTGCCCGACACGGCCGTGGATCTCCTCGATGAGACGTCGGCAAGGAAGCGGGTCGAGGTGGATGGTATCCCGGCTGATCTCGATCTCCTGAGCCGTCGTGCGGACTCACTGCGTGCTCAGATCGCGGCCCTCGCCGACGACGAAGATCGCCTCAGTGTGCAGACGCGGGGTCGTCTGGAGAAGGAGCTCGCGGAGATCGAGCCGCGGGCGCAGGAGATGCGCACGCGGGTCGCCTCGCGTCAGGGAGTCGTCGCCGCCATCCAGGCGATTCGAAAGGAACTCGCCGACGCTCAAGCCGCGCTGAAGATCGCCCAGCGAGACCGTGTCTTCGCCCGCATCGGGGAGCTCGAGCACGTCACGATTCCCGAGATCTCGAGACGGCTCAACGCGGCCGAAGAGGCAGCGCAGCGCGAGGGGGTGGCCGCCTCATCGAATACGGTGGAGGAGGCAGACGTTGCCGCGACGCTGAATGATTGGACCGGCATCCCGGTCGCGAAGATGCTGGAGGGAGAGGCCGAGAAGCTGCTCAAGATGGAGGAGCGGCTCGCCCAGCGCGTGGTCGGGCAGGACGAAGCGGGGCGCGCGATTTCCCGTGCGGTCCGTCGAGGCCGGGTCGGGCTGCGCGATCCTGGGAAACCGATTGGCTCGTTCCTCTTCCTCGGTCCGAGTGGCGTGGGGAAGACCGAGCTGGCCAAGGCGCTCGCCGAGTTTCTGTTCGACGACGAGCAGGCCATGACGAGGCTCGACATGAGCGAGTTCATGGAGCGTCACATGGCCCAGCGTCTCATTGGTGCACCGCCGGGGTATGCTGACAGCGAGCAAGGGGGCTTTCTGACCGAGGCAGCGCGTCGCAGACCCTACAGCGTTCTGCTGTTCGACGAGGTCGAGAAGGCGCACGCCGACGTGTTCAATCTGCTGCTCCAGATCCTGGACGATGGACGGCTGACGGATGGCCGCGGTCGGACAGCTGATTTCTCGAATACGGTCGTGATCATGACCTCGAACATCGGCTCGAAGCGGATCCTCGAGACCGATGGACGTCTCTGGGACTCCGAGGACGGGCGTGAGGCGATCCGGGACGTGCTGCTCGAAGAGCTGCGCGAGTTCTTCCGCCCGGAGTTTCTGAATCGGATCGACGACATCGTGGTCTTCAAGGCCCTCAGCAAGGAAGACCTGCGTGGGATCGTGGACATCCAGCTTCGTCGGCTGGAGCATCTCCTCACGGACAAGGAGATCAAGCTGTCCCTCTCCGATGGAGCGAAGGGGCGCCTCGTGGACCTCGGCTACGACCCGAGCCTGGGGGCTCGGCCTTTGAAGCGGGCCATCACGCGCGAGCTTCAAAACCCGCTCGCGGAGGAGCTGCTGGCAGGCGGGTACAAGCCAGGGCAGGTGGTCCAGGTGGACGTCAAGGAAGGGCGCTTTTCTTTCACCAAGGCGTGA
- a CDS encoding glutathione S-transferase: MTSPSSDRYELYYWPNIQGRGEFIRLLFEEAGVTYVDVARLPEREGGGVSAILQILQADGAHLSPFAPPIIRVGELVIAQVATILQFLAPRFGLAPEDERGRVEAHQLQLTLVDLVAEVHDTHHPISTSLYYEDQKAEAKRRASAFVEERLPKFLGYFEKVLRHNRVGAGRHLVGTSLTYVDLSMFQVLSGLAHAFPNGFAQVAQDIPLLLALRDSVAARPRLAAYLASRRRLPFNEEGIFRHYPELDGTPAR; the protein is encoded by the coding sequence ATGACCAGCCCATCGAGCGATCGCTACGAACTCTACTACTGGCCCAACATCCAGGGTCGCGGCGAGTTCATCCGCCTCCTGTTCGAAGAGGCGGGCGTCACGTACGTCGATGTCGCCAGGCTGCCAGAGCGCGAAGGAGGCGGTGTTTCGGCCATCTTGCAGATCCTCCAGGCGGATGGCGCGCACCTCAGCCCCTTTGCGCCCCCCATCATCCGGGTCGGTGAGCTGGTCATTGCTCAGGTGGCCACCATCCTGCAATTCCTCGCTCCTCGCTTCGGCCTCGCTCCCGAAGACGAGCGGGGTCGCGTCGAGGCGCATCAACTGCAGCTCACCCTCGTCGACCTGGTCGCAGAGGTGCACGACACCCACCATCCCATCAGCACGAGCCTCTACTACGAAGACCAGAAGGCCGAGGCAAAGCGACGCGCTTCGGCGTTCGTCGAAGAGCGACTCCCGAAGTTCCTCGGCTATTTCGAGAAGGTCCTTCGTCACAACCGCGTCGGTGCAGGCCGTCACCTCGTCGGCACGTCCCTCACCTACGTGGATCTGTCGATGTTCCAGGTGCTGAGCGGCCTCGCCCATGCATTCCCCAACGGGTTCGCACAGGTGGCGCAGGACATCCCTCTCCTCCTTGCGCTGCGCGACAGTGTCGCCGCGAGGCCGCGCCTTGCCGCGTATCTCGCCTCGAGACGCCGCCTACCGTTCAACGAGGAAGGCATCTTCCGTCACTATCCGGAGCTCGACGGCACTCCTGCTCGCTGA
- a CDS encoding PEGA domain-containing protein: MARAEHGAAVALFKDGDFAGALERYEKAYELSRDHRLLWSVALCQKNLRHYAGLLTTLQRLEQDAGAKLSEDDRKDLADLRSTAESLVSRIELAVSEAGATVLIDDVPMGTTPLPKPLAVELGERRLQITKPGFKAFSRTLRVEGGSRIGLAATLERDVRRGTLLVQAAPDDLISVDGKLVGRGRWEGPVTSGPHALRVSATGKETHEAEVLVREGELRRVDVGLNKASASSGRLWWWLGGGAALLAGAVLTGALLYEPGTPAERGTLGTIPLSFGGR; this comes from the coding sequence ATGGCCAGAGCAGAACATGGCGCAGCCGTGGCGCTCTTCAAGGATGGGGACTTCGCCGGGGCGCTCGAACGGTACGAGAAGGCCTATGAGCTCTCTCGGGATCATCGCCTCCTCTGGAGCGTCGCACTGTGTCAGAAGAACCTGCGCCACTACGCTGGGTTGCTCACGACGCTACAGCGCCTCGAGCAGGACGCGGGGGCAAAGCTCAGCGAAGACGACCGGAAGGACCTCGCCGATCTCCGGAGCACCGCCGAGTCGCTGGTGAGCCGGATCGAGCTTGCGGTGAGCGAGGCCGGTGCGACGGTCCTGATCGATGACGTCCCCATGGGGACGACGCCACTCCCGAAGCCACTCGCCGTCGAGCTGGGAGAGCGAAGGCTGCAGATCACGAAGCCTGGCTTCAAGGCTTTCTCGCGCACCCTGCGGGTCGAAGGTGGCAGCCGGATCGGGCTGGCGGCGACCCTGGAGCGCGACGTCCGCCGCGGCACGCTCCTCGTGCAAGCTGCACCCGACGATCTGATCTCGGTCGATGGCAAGCTGGTCGGTCGAGGGCGCTGGGAAGGTCCCGTGACGAGCGGACCGCACGCCCTCCGCGTGAGCGCGACGGGGAAGGAGACCCACGAAGCCGAGGTGCTGGTGCGCGAAGGCGAGCTCCGGCGGGTCGATGTCGGCCTGAACAAGGCGTCGGCAAGCTCGGGGCGGCTGTGGTGGTGGCTCGGTGGCGGCGCCGCGCTCCTCGCAGGCGCGGTACTCACCGGAGCCTTGCTGTACGAGCCCGGGACGCCCGCCGAGCGAGGGACACTGGGGACGATTCCACTCTCGTTCGGAGGTCGATGA
- a CDS encoding OmpA family protein, translating into MKAFVSGVALLVAAAMLSAPAAAQEAGAIALDPLDPSSAGDPFFGIPSPFIGGHLVPRGHVLFSHAASPLTLSQNGEERAVVGGQSILHIGATFALFDRLQIAAQLPLAVAQSGEGALGAGGATEAIPSGPALGDLRLGARIRLFGEERGVFQIGTGFALHLPTGASDNYMGDGSIRISPQLLLGGRIGERIVWSALGSGMFRSSGNPSTLVYGAGAAVLFWNERLQIGPEIYASTPLQGGSLGITEQTRVEHARATRAEVLLGARGWVFSGLAVGAAGGPGLGEGLGTPSFRVIGTLAWAPRAEDPRVQAKATADSDEDGVLDESDACPYAYGPKHADPKRNGCPVVDGDDDGIPDPEDACPEQGGVASGDPSKNGCPADADGDGVPDSLDACPSESGPAESVGGRPGCPAPPPVVDRDGDGIHDGEDACPGEKGPASTEPSAHGCPKLVRVRGDEVMLLDPVLFRVSTAALPPIEAKSNPVLEELKEVVLQHPEWVKIEVQAHTDNTGNAKYNETLSTARAESVRKWLVDKGIPAERLVVKGYGGSKPIADNATNAGREKNRRVQLLVLQKTP; encoded by the coding sequence ATGAAGGCTTTTGTCTCGGGGGTGGCGTTGCTCGTCGCCGCCGCCATGCTCTCCGCGCCAGCAGCAGCCCAGGAGGCGGGCGCCATTGCCCTCGACCCCCTGGATCCATCATCGGCCGGTGATCCCTTTTTTGGCATCCCGTCGCCCTTCATCGGTGGCCATCTCGTTCCCAGAGGGCATGTCCTCTTCAGCCACGCGGCCTCGCCACTGACGCTCAGCCAGAATGGTGAAGAGCGGGCGGTGGTCGGAGGACAGTCCATCCTGCACATCGGAGCGACGTTCGCGCTGTTCGATCGACTCCAGATCGCCGCGCAGCTTCCGCTCGCCGTGGCGCAGTCGGGGGAGGGGGCGCTGGGCGCAGGGGGAGCCACCGAAGCGATCCCTTCAGGCCCGGCGCTTGGTGATCTACGGCTCGGAGCCCGTATCCGTCTCTTCGGTGAAGAGCGCGGCGTGTTCCAGATCGGGACGGGCTTCGCGCTTCATCTCCCCACCGGCGCGTCGGACAACTACATGGGAGATGGGTCGATCCGGATCTCGCCTCAGCTCCTCCTGGGCGGTCGCATCGGCGAGCGTATCGTGTGGAGCGCGCTGGGTAGCGGGATGTTCCGCAGCTCGGGGAACCCCTCGACGCTGGTCTACGGCGCTGGCGCTGCGGTGCTGTTCTGGAACGAGCGGTTGCAGATCGGTCCGGAGATCTACGCCTCGACACCACTGCAGGGAGGCTCTCTCGGCATCACCGAACAGACGCGCGTGGAGCACGCTCGGGCGACACGTGCGGAAGTCCTGCTCGGGGCCCGAGGGTGGGTATTTTCCGGTCTTGCGGTGGGGGCTGCTGGCGGCCCAGGGCTGGGTGAGGGGCTGGGGACGCCGTCCTTCCGTGTGATCGGGACGCTGGCCTGGGCACCGCGCGCCGAGGACCCGCGGGTGCAAGCCAAGGCGACGGCCGACTCCGATGAAGATGGGGTGCTCGACGAGAGCGACGCTTGCCCCTACGCCTACGGGCCCAAGCACGCCGACCCCAAGCGGAACGGCTGCCCCGTGGTGGACGGTGACGATGACGGGATTCCGGATCCGGAAGACGCCTGCCCGGAGCAGGGAGGGGTGGCCTCGGGCGATCCCTCGAAAAACGGGTGTCCTGCCGATGCCGATGGGGATGGGGTGCCGGACTCGCTCGATGCTTGTCCCAGCGAGTCAGGTCCGGCGGAGTCGGTCGGGGGTCGTCCTGGTTGCCCTGCGCCGCCGCCGGTGGTCGATCGAGACGGTGACGGCATCCATGACGGCGAGGACGCCTGCCCTGGCGAGAAGGGGCCAGCCAGCACAGAGCCCAGCGCTCATGGTTGCCCGAAGCTGGTCCGGGTGCGCGGCGACGAGGTGATGCTGCTCGACCCCGTGCTCTTTCGGGTCTCGACCGCCGCCTTGCCGCCCATCGAAGCGAAGTCGAATCCTGTTCTGGAGGAGCTGAAGGAGGTGGTGCTTCAGCATCCGGAGTGGGTGAAGATCGAGGTGCAGGCGCACACCGACAACACGGGAAACGCGAAGTACAACGAGACGTTGTCCACGGCGCGGGCCGAGTCGGTCAGGAAGTGGCTCGTCGACAAAGGGATCCCGGCGGAGCGGCTCGTCGTGAAGGGATACGGAGGGAGCAAGCCCATCGCGGACAACGCGACGAACGCAGGGCGGGAGAAGAATCGCCGCGTCCAGCTCCTGGTCCTGCAGAAGACCCCCTGA
- the grxC gene encoding glutaredoxin 3, producing the protein MEANVTIYVTGYCPYCTRAKALLSQKGVKYTEVNVESRDDLRRWMHQASGQRTVPQIFINGQSVGGFSDIAALDKAGQLDPLLAKPAGPDSPAMPR; encoded by the coding sequence ATGGAAGCCAACGTCACCATCTACGTCACCGGATACTGCCCCTACTGCACCCGCGCCAAGGCCTTGCTGAGCCAGAAGGGCGTCAAGTACACGGAGGTAAACGTCGAGAGTCGGGACGACCTTCGCCGATGGATGCATCAGGCGTCGGGCCAACGCACGGTGCCTCAGATCTTCATCAACGGTCAGAGCGTGGGCGGGTTCAGCGACATCGCCGCTCTCGACAAGGCAGGTCAGCTCGACCCGCTCCTGGCGAAGCCCGCCGGCCCGGACTCTCCCGCCATGCCACGCTGA